CGGGCATTGTATCAATTTTGAAAATTGCAAAAACATTAAAGTTAATGACTTCGAAATTGATGGAAATAATCAGTCTATAAGTTTAGGTGGAATTTATGGAGATGTTGGAAGGCAATTACCCCATTATGGCTTTTTTATAAAAAATTGTAGAAAATTAATTATTAATAATGTAGATGTTCATCATTTCGCCTTAGATGGAATTAGTATTGCAAATTCTTTTAATGATAATCTAAGAGATGAAATTGAAATTATTAATTCTAAGTTCTCTTTTAATGGAAGGCAAGGGTTTTCTTGGATTGGTGGAAATGGGTTAGTAATAAAAAAATCCTCCTTTAATAATACAGGAAAAGCATCAGTTGCTTCACCACCAGGGGCAGGTGTTGACATTGAAGCTGAAGTTGGACCTATCAATAATGGTTATTTTGAGGATTGTGAATTTATCAATAACAATGGTTGCGGTCTGGTTGCAGATAATGGTGATAGTAAAAATTGCACTTTCAAAAATTGTACATTCTGGGGAGTGTCCGCATGGTCTATATGGATTAATAGGCCTGTATTTACTTTCATAGAGTGTAATATATATGGCTCCTTTGTTCATGGTTTTAATGCCTCTAACGATGTTGCAGCTACTAAATTTATTAATAGTAAATTTGAAGATAAGCCTTTTGAAGGAAAACCAGTTTATGGTAAGTTTTTGATTGAATCTAATGGTAGAAAGAGGGTTTCATTTAGCGGATGTTCTTTTATTGCTCATCAGAAAAAACTATGTTGGGTTCAAGGTTCAAGTTCATGGCTCCCTGAAGAAAAATATCAATTTAGTAATTGCAATTTCTTATTTAAAAATGTGGATTATCCAAAAGGTGATTTTATTGCTTTGATCCGTAGCATACAGTATAAAAACTGTACTTTTAAATTTGAGCATCCACTTGCTAAATCAATGGGATATTGGCTGAACAGTTGTTGTGGAAATCTAAATACTGATTTAGGGGGAAATAA
The sequence above is a segment of the Adhaeribacter swui genome. Coding sequences within it:
- a CDS encoding right-handed parallel beta-helix repeat-containing protein, which translates into the protein MILSFNWILIFFYTSLFVNDYDVNLNRFVIKDIKYFGAKGDGKSNDQIAFEKAAAYFNKRGGNGKLIISKGTYLIGKQTFTKGHEGKPAYEGADVLKFKNIENFTLSGQKGSKLKYIKGLKFGSFDPSTGKVFSSKRNFVDYKYAAFIGHCINFENCKNIKVNDFEIDGNNQSISLGGIYGDVGRQLPHYGFFIKNCRKLIINNVDVHHFALDGISIANSFNDNLRDEIEIINSKFSFNGRQGFSWIGGNGLVIKKSSFNNTGKASVASPPGAGVDIEAEVGPINNGYFEDCEFINNNGCGLVADNGDSKNCTFKNCTFWGVSAWSIWINRPVFTFIECNIYGSFVHGFNASNDVAATKFINSKFEDKPFEGKPVYGKFLIESNGRKRVSFSGCSFIAHQKKLCWVQGSSSWLPEEKYQFSNCNFLFKNVDYPKGDFIALIRSIQYKNCTFKFEHPLAKSMGYWLNSCCGNLNTDLGGNKTIYTTSKVD